One window of the Conexibacter sp. SYSU D00693 genome contains the following:
- a CDS encoding SDR family oxidoreductase: MTNGAVLLTGATGFLGAVLADALLARGDRVVALVRAPDADAAERRMDAALAQLHGEGVAVPGRDRLRAVPGDLVAPRLGLARAARERLVDEVAAVVHCGASITFDLPLDEARAVNVGGTAEVLELVSALRAAPRLVHVSTAFVAGRHEGVAGELTPPPLDVAFRNTYERTKAEAERLVAASGIPAAIARPSIVMGEAGSGWTSAFNVLYWPLQAFSRGLLDELPADPDGVVDTIPVDAVAAGVLELLADPEEPTGAFALAAGPHAITVRELAQVASHLLDRPAPRFTAAGGDALQAAGGQGAVYVPYFDVATRFATDRGAALLARAGVDVPRLPEHLPALLHHARAARWGRRARTRAQARGDLPAAAERAAA; encoded by the coding sequence ATGACCAACGGCGCGGTCCTCCTCACCGGCGCGACCGGCTTCCTCGGCGCCGTGCTCGCCGACGCGCTGCTCGCCCGGGGCGACCGCGTCGTCGCCCTCGTCCGCGCGCCCGACGCCGACGCCGCGGAGCGCCGGATGGACGCGGCGCTCGCGCAGCTGCACGGCGAGGGCGTCGCGGTGCCGGGGCGCGACCGGCTGCGGGCGGTGCCGGGCGATCTCGTCGCGCCGCGCCTGGGCCTCGCGCGCGCCGCCCGCGAGCGCCTGGTCGACGAGGTCGCCGCGGTCGTGCACTGCGGGGCGTCGATCACCTTCGACCTGCCGCTCGACGAGGCCCGCGCGGTGAACGTCGGCGGGACCGCCGAGGTCCTCGAGCTCGTCTCGGCGCTGCGGGCCGCGCCGCGGCTCGTGCACGTGTCGACCGCGTTCGTCGCCGGGCGCCACGAGGGCGTCGCCGGCGAGCTGACCCCACCGCCGCTCGACGTCGCGTTCCGCAACACCTACGAGCGCACGAAGGCCGAGGCCGAGCGCCTCGTCGCCGCGAGCGGCATCCCCGCCGCGATCGCGCGCCCGAGCATCGTCATGGGGGAGGCCGGCAGTGGCTGGACCTCCGCGTTCAACGTCCTCTACTGGCCGCTGCAGGCGTTCAGCCGCGGCCTGCTCGACGAGCTGCCGGCCGACCCGGACGGCGTCGTCGACACGATCCCCGTCGACGCCGTGGCCGCCGGCGTCCTGGAGCTCCTCGCCGACCCCGAGGAGCCGACCGGCGCGTTCGCTCTTGCCGCCGGTCCGCACGCCATCACGGTCCGCGAGCTGGCACAGGTGGCCTCCCACCTGCTCGACCGGCCGGCGCCGCGGTTCACCGCGGCGGGTGGCGACGCACTCCAGGCCGCCGGCGGCCAGGGCGCCGTGTACGTCCCGTACTTCGACGTGGCCACGCGCTTCGCCACCGACCGGGGCGCGGCGCTCCTGGCCCGTGCCGGCGTCGACGTCCCGCGGTTGCCCGAGCACCTGCCGGCGCTCCTGCACCACGCGCGCGCGGCGCGCTGGGGTCGTCGCGCGCGCACGCGCGCACAGGCGCGCGGAGATCTGCCGGCCGCCGCCGAGCGCGCCGCCGCCTAG
- a CDS encoding LuxR family transcriptional regulator, whose translation MSGGTLVGRELEQRQLRDVLARAVAGEGSLVLLAGEAGVGKTRLATHVLAGGPARFVRGAAAPACAPYGPVTAAFREHLRSTPRALDDCGPLRDRLAQLLPELGPATPSEDRATLVEAIRCGLQAIVADRPAAMLLDDLQWSDEATLELLAALALALRDLPLLVVAAYRSDELARAHPLRRLRHDLRRDRALREVVLEPLDRDGTAALLADLAGDRPSDALVATVHDRTGGTPFFVEELWAALEAERRVRPTPEGLALDLDQDVPLPRTVRDAVLVQVAGLSPAARAAAEAAAVAGPRFDLAVVAGPDGEAGLAELLATGLVVETAPGTAAFRHPLTRDALYEDVPWLRRRALHRRLAEALDRDGGDHAEVAAHRLAARDTAGGVDALVRAIADRVAVHAHRDAARLGRQALDLWPEGERGPARIALLEGHARSAELAGDLAEAARAQREVVSARRAEGAGRALADAERRMAAIYALQGDRRRALVARQVAAEAFAANGLPGEAAAERLVMAQYHQSSGTHVQAVAAAAQAREEAVRAERPDLQARAMGLEGVARVKRGEPEGLETVRAGLSLALAHGLTPVAAEVYQRLGTAHEIAGDYPGARDALDTALGLCDADSALGEVCRACMAYVLRELGDWDEVDTLCRTLIAPDAGPQDTLVADGVLGAVLAWRGDPGAAVPLLTRCLETATQIDVVSMQCDSLAALAGVAAREGDRGRAVEHCRALLGRWGRSEDHHYAVWGLRWAAGWLAGEGELALARGCTEALSAIATSAGHPDALAALAFALAELALAEDDVEGAVAQFDRVVELHAGLQIPFERAQVLVRAAAAAAAAGQDDVALERLADAHALARDLGARPLAEDVVAAVGALDASLEDVVGRRAAAEHETAGLSPRELEVLRLVAAGLTNREVAGRLVLSTRTVDMHVRNILTKLRCRTRTEAATRAGELGLLLSTPGVG comes from the coding sequence GTGTCCGGGGGGACGCTCGTCGGCCGCGAGCTCGAGCAGCGCCAGCTGCGCGACGTGCTCGCCCGCGCCGTCGCGGGCGAGGGCTCGCTCGTCCTGCTGGCCGGTGAGGCCGGTGTCGGCAAGACCCGCCTGGCCACCCACGTCCTGGCCGGCGGCCCCGCGCGCTTCGTGCGCGGGGCCGCCGCGCCGGCGTGCGCGCCCTACGGCCCCGTCACGGCGGCCTTCCGCGAGCACCTGCGCAGCACCCCGCGCGCGCTCGACGACTGCGGCCCGCTGCGCGACCGCCTCGCGCAGCTCCTGCCGGAGCTCGGCCCGGCGACGCCGAGCGAGGACCGCGCGACGCTCGTCGAGGCGATCCGTTGCGGGCTGCAGGCGATCGTCGCCGACCGTCCCGCCGCGATGCTGCTCGACGACCTCCAGTGGTCCGACGAGGCGACGCTCGAGCTGCTCGCCGCGCTCGCGCTGGCCCTGCGCGACCTGCCGCTGCTCGTCGTCGCCGCCTACCGCTCCGACGAGCTGGCCCGCGCGCACCCGCTGCGCCGGCTGCGCCACGACCTGCGCCGCGACCGTGCGCTGCGCGAGGTCGTCCTCGAGCCGCTGGACCGCGACGGGACGGCGGCGCTGCTCGCCGACCTCGCGGGCGACCGGCCGTCCGACGCGCTGGTCGCCACCGTCCACGACCGCACGGGCGGCACGCCGTTCTTCGTCGAGGAGCTCTGGGCGGCGCTCGAGGCCGAACGGCGCGTGCGCCCGACGCCCGAGGGCCTGGCCCTCGACCTCGACCAGGACGTCCCGCTGCCGCGCACGGTGCGCGACGCGGTGCTCGTCCAGGTCGCCGGCCTGTCGCCGGCGGCCCGCGCCGCCGCGGAGGCCGCCGCGGTCGCCGGCCCACGGTTCGACCTCGCGGTCGTCGCCGGGCCGGACGGCGAGGCGGGGCTGGCCGAGCTCCTGGCCACCGGGCTGGTGGTCGAGACCGCGCCGGGCACCGCCGCCTTCCGCCATCCGCTGACGCGCGACGCCCTCTACGAGGACGTCCCGTGGCTGCGCCGCCGCGCGCTGCACCGCCGGCTCGCCGAGGCCCTCGACCGTGACGGCGGCGACCACGCCGAGGTGGCGGCGCACCGCCTCGCGGCGCGTGACACCGCCGGCGGGGTCGACGCCCTCGTGCGCGCCATCGCCGACCGCGTGGCGGTGCACGCCCACCGGGACGCGGCACGGCTCGGCCGCCAGGCCCTCGACCTGTGGCCGGAGGGCGAGCGCGGGCCTGCGCGCATCGCCCTCCTCGAGGGCCACGCCCGCAGCGCCGAGCTGGCGGGCGACCTCGCGGAGGCGGCGCGCGCCCAGCGCGAGGTCGTGAGCGCGCGGCGCGCCGAGGGCGCCGGGCGTGCGCTGGCCGACGCGGAGCGGCGCATGGCGGCGATCTACGCGCTGCAGGGCGATCGCCGGCGTGCGCTCGTCGCCCGCCAGGTGGCGGCCGAGGCCTTCGCGGCCAACGGCCTGCCCGGCGAGGCGGCGGCCGAGCGGCTCGTGATGGCGCAGTACCACCAGTCCTCCGGCACCCACGTCCAGGCCGTCGCGGCGGCCGCGCAGGCACGCGAGGAGGCGGTGCGCGCGGAGCGCCCCGACCTGCAGGCGCGGGCCATGGGGCTCGAGGGCGTCGCCCGCGTCAAGCGCGGCGAGCCCGAGGGTCTGGAGACCGTCCGTGCCGGCCTGTCGCTCGCCCTCGCCCACGGGCTGACGCCGGTCGCCGCCGAGGTCTACCAGCGCCTGGGCACCGCGCACGAGATCGCGGGGGACTACCCGGGCGCGCGCGACGCGCTCGACACCGCTCTGGGCCTGTGCGACGCCGACTCGGCCCTCGGCGAGGTGTGTCGCGCCTGCATGGCCTACGTGCTGCGCGAGCTCGGCGACTGGGACGAGGTCGACACGCTCTGCCGCACGCTCATCGCGCCGGACGCCGGGCCGCAGGACACGCTCGTGGCCGACGGCGTCCTCGGCGCTGTGCTGGCCTGGCGCGGCGACCCGGGCGCGGCGGTGCCGCTGCTGACCCGGTGCCTCGAGACCGCCACCCAGATCGACGTCGTCTCCATGCAGTGCGACAGCCTCGCGGCGCTCGCCGGGGTCGCCGCGCGCGAGGGCGATCGAGGCCGGGCCGTCGAGCACTGCCGGGCCCTGCTCGGGCGCTGGGGCCGCAGCGAGGACCACCACTACGCCGTCTGGGGCCTGCGCTGGGCGGCCGGGTGGCTGGCGGGGGAGGGCGAGCTCGCGCTCGCGCGTGGGTGCACCGAGGCGCTCTCGGCGATCGCCACGTCCGCCGGGCACCCCGACGCCCTCGCCGCGCTGGCCTTCGCGCTCGCCGAGCTGGCCCTCGCCGAGGACGACGTCGAGGGCGCCGTCGCGCAGTTCGACCGCGTCGTCGAGCTCCACGCCGGCCTCCAGATCCCGTTCGAGCGCGCGCAGGTGCTCGTGCGCGCCGCCGCAGCGGCGGCGGCCGCCGGGCAGGACGACGTCGCCCTCGAGCGCCTCGCCGACGCCCACGCCCTCGCCCGCGACCTCGGTGCGCGCCCGCTCGCCGAGGACGTGGTCGCCGCGGTCGGCGCCCTCGACGCCTCGCTCGAGGACGTCGTCGGCCGCCGCGCCGCCGCCGAGCACGAGACCGCCGGCCTCTCCCCGCGCGAGCTGGAGGTCCTGCGCCTGGTCGCAGCGGGGCTGACGAACCGCGAGGTCGCCGGCCGCCTCGTCCTGTCCACGCGCACGGTCGACATGCACGTGCGCAACATCCTCACCAAGCTGCGCTGCCGCACCCGCACCGAGGCGGCGACGCGCGCGGGCGAGCTGGGGCTGCTGCTGTCGACGCCGGGCGTGGGCTAG
- a CDS encoding DUF6766 family protein — protein MSRWLRDNSLGVAFGVLFLVTLVAQALVGHADFNHQQVAHQAETVSLERYLTSSAFWVDVMENWQSEYLQFTLFVLAAVWFVQRGSTESKKLEDIGGEGDEEQQVGRFADDDSPLWARVGGWRTTLYSNSFVLVMGLIWLGSWSAQAVTGRVEYNAQQLDHQEASLSLWQYVGTSDFWNRTLQNWQSEFLAVGSMVVFSIYLRQRGSSQSKPVGAAHAETADEG, from the coding sequence GTGAGCCGCTGGCTGCGCGACAACAGCCTCGGCGTCGCCTTCGGCGTCCTCTTCCTCGTCACGCTCGTCGCGCAGGCGCTCGTCGGTCACGCCGACTTCAACCACCAGCAGGTCGCCCACCAGGCCGAGACCGTCTCGCTGGAGCGCTACCTGACGTCCTCGGCGTTCTGGGTCGACGTCATGGAGAACTGGCAGTCCGAGTACCTGCAGTTCACGCTCTTCGTCCTGGCCGCCGTCTGGTTCGTCCAGCGGGGCTCGACCGAGTCCAAGAAGCTCGAGGACATCGGCGGCGAGGGCGACGAGGAGCAGCAGGTCGGCCGCTTCGCCGACGACGACTCGCCGCTGTGGGCGCGGGTCGGCGGCTGGCGCACGACGCTGTACTCGAACTCCTTCGTGCTCGTGATGGGCCTCATCTGGCTCGGGTCCTGGTCGGCGCAGGCGGTCACGGGACGCGTCGAGTACAACGCCCAGCAGCTCGACCACCAGGAGGCGTCGCTGTCGCTGTGGCAGTACGTGGGCACGTCGGACTTCTGGAACCGCACGCTGCAGAACTGGCAGTCCGAGTTCCTCGCCGTCGGCTCGATGGTCGTCTTCTCGATCTACCTGCGCCAGCGGGGCTCGTCGCAGTCCAAGCCGGTCGGCGCGGCGCACGCCGAGACCGCGGACGAGGGCTAG
- a CDS encoding DUF4242 domain-containing protein, which yields MPTYLIEREIPGASQLSDEDLRGITQTSNDVVDGLERPYTWRHSYVAGDKVYCVHDAASAEDVLEHAKRGGFPANLVAEVTATFDSTGPRSLPR from the coding sequence ATGCCCACCTACCTCATCGAGCGCGAGATCCCCGGCGCCTCCCAGCTGTCCGACGAGGACCTGCGCGGCATCACGCAGACGTCCAACGACGTCGTCGACGGCCTCGAGCGGCCCTACACCTGGCGCCACAGCTACGTCGCCGGCGACAAGGTCTACTGCGTCCACGACGCCGCGTCCGCCGAGGACGTGCTCGAGCACGCCAAGCGCGGCGGCTTCCCGGCGAACCTCGTCGCGGAGGTCACCGCGACCTTCGACAGCACGGGCCCCCGCTCGCTGCCGCGCTGA
- a CDS encoding 3-hydroxybutyryl-CoA dehydrogenase has translation MQVGSAAVVGAGFMGSGIAESAARAGCRVVVHEPERPPLERSRDKVHRSVEKAVKAGKLDDGAAGELLGRLSWSTDLDELSGAEVVMEAVIEDPKVKGKLFQRLDRALPDARILATNTSSIPIAEVASWTARRDRVVGLHFFSPVPVMKLVEVVRGIDTSDDVLREAEAFAHQIGKQPIRTKDRSGFIVNMLLVPYLMSGIRMYEDGFASREDIDKGMKLGCGHPMGPLELADFIGLDVMYAIGQSLYEEFKRPDFAPPPLLKRMVVSGHFGRKSGRGFYEYETAPAKVAA, from the coding sequence ATGCAGGTGGGATCAGCCGCCGTCGTAGGGGCGGGCTTCATGGGTTCGGGGATCGCGGAGTCCGCGGCCCGTGCGGGGTGTCGTGTGGTGGTGCACGAGCCTGAGCGCCCACCGCTGGAGCGCTCGCGCGACAAGGTCCATCGCTCCGTGGAGAAGGCCGTGAAGGCCGGCAAGCTCGACGACGGCGCTGCGGGCGAGCTGCTCGGCCGCCTGTCGTGGTCCACCGACCTGGACGAGCTCTCCGGCGCCGAGGTCGTGATGGAGGCCGTCATCGAGGACCCCAAGGTCAAGGGCAAGCTCTTCCAGCGCCTGGACCGCGCGCTGCCCGACGCCCGGATCCTGGCCACCAACACGTCGTCGATCCCGATCGCCGAGGTCGCGTCCTGGACCGCGCGGCGCGACCGCGTCGTGGGTCTGCACTTCTTCAGCCCGGTGCCGGTCATGAAGCTCGTCGAGGTCGTGCGCGGCATCGACACCTCCGACGACGTCCTCCGCGAGGCCGAGGCCTTCGCCCACCAGATCGGCAAGCAGCCGATTCGCACCAAGGACCGCTCGGGCTTCATCGTCAACATGCTCCTGGTCCCCTACCTCATGTCCGGCATCCGGATGTACGAGGACGGCTTCGCCTCCCGTGAGGACATCGACAAGGGCATGAAGCTCGGCTGCGGCCACCCCATGGGCCCCCTCGAGCTGGCCGACTTCATCGGCCTGGACGTCATGTACGCCATCGGCCAGTCCCTCTACGAGGAGTTCAAGCGCCCCGACTTCGCCCCGCCCCCACTGCTCAAGCGCATGGTCGTCTCCGGCCACTTCGGCCGCAAGAGCGGCCGCGGCTTCTACGAGTACGAGACCGCCCCGGCGAAGGTGGCGGCCTGA
- a CDS encoding aminopeptidase, with protein sequence MRPDPAAFADLIAGYCLAVKPEQTVLIRSTPLAAPLLLELQRAVLERDAWPVLRITLPGEQRGWYEHARDLHLDEAPRIALAEVKRIDATVGIQAPEDPLELAGVDPARIHRAARARKGIRERMLDKRWCSTLWPTPALAAQAGMAEDAFAGFVERALFLDRPDPLGGWNGLRRFQDALIERLRDAETIRLEAEGTDLELRVKGRTWVNSDGKRNMPSGEVFTGPHERSATGTVRFTIPSSPAGVEVRGVELTFKDGEVVDARAEAGEEYLRRAIATDEGARFLGELGIGTNSGIDRPIGTILFDEKIGGTVHLALGRSYPETGGKNVSALHWDLICDLRRGGRLLADGEVVQEDGRFVALG encoded by the coding sequence GTGAGGCCCGACCCCGCGGCGTTCGCCGACCTCATCGCCGGCTACTGCCTGGCGGTCAAGCCCGAGCAGACGGTCCTGATCCGCTCGACGCCGCTCGCCGCGCCGCTGCTGCTGGAGCTCCAGCGCGCGGTGCTCGAGCGCGACGCCTGGCCCGTCCTGCGCATCACGCTGCCCGGCGAGCAGCGCGGCTGGTACGAGCACGCGCGCGACCTGCACCTCGACGAGGCCCCGCGCATCGCGCTGGCCGAGGTCAAGCGCATCGACGCGACCGTCGGCATCCAGGCGCCCGAGGACCCGCTCGAGCTCGCCGGCGTCGACCCCGCGCGCATCCACCGGGCGGCCAGGGCGCGCAAGGGCATCCGCGAGCGGATGCTCGACAAGCGCTGGTGCTCGACGCTGTGGCCGACGCCCGCGCTCGCCGCGCAGGCCGGCATGGCCGAGGACGCGTTCGCCGGCTTCGTCGAGCGCGCGCTCTTCCTCGACCGCCCCGACCCGCTGGGCGGCTGGAACGGGCTGCGCCGCTTCCAGGACGCGCTGATCGAGCGCCTGCGCGACGCCGAGACGATCCGCCTCGAGGCCGAGGGCACCGACCTCGAGCTGCGGGTGAAGGGCCGCACCTGGGTCAACAGCGACGGCAAGCGCAACATGCCCAGCGGCGAGGTCTTCACCGGCCCGCACGAGCGCAGCGCCACCGGCACCGTGCGCTTCACGATCCCGTCGTCGCCCGCCGGCGTCGAGGTCCGCGGCGTGGAGCTCACCTTCAAGGACGGCGAGGTCGTCGACGCCCGCGCGGAGGCCGGCGAGGAGTACCTGCGCCGCGCGATCGCCACCGACGAGGGCGCCCGCTTCCTCGGCGAGCTCGGCATCGGCACGAACTCCGGCATCGACCGCCCGATCGGGACGATCCTCTTCGACGAGAAGATCGGTGGCACCGTCCACCTCGCGCTCGGCCGCTCGTACCCCGAGACCGGCGGCAAGAACGTCTCCGCCCTGCACTGGGACCTCATCTGCGACCTGCGGCGGGGCGGGCGGCTGCTCGCCGACGGCGAGGTGGTCCAGGAGGACGGGCGCTTCGTGGCGCTGGGCTAG
- a CDS encoding MaoC/PaaZ C-terminal domain-containing protein, whose product MTPPTATAPAAPELRWSAPFEDLAAGQRFRTGWRPVDERDVLGFAALTGDHHPQHVDAAWAARSPFGQRIAHGLLVVSVAAGLVPFDPRRVVALRRLGDVVFKRPVALDEHVRVDGEVAEVRDLPGPAGLVALTWAVRDHDDRLCCRARVEVLWAREDAQADPHAPDADGRVPVFL is encoded by the coding sequence ATGACCCCGCCCACCGCGACCGCCCCCGCCGCGCCCGAGCTGCGCTGGTCGGCGCCCTTCGAGGACCTGGCCGCCGGCCAGCGCTTCCGCACGGGCTGGCGCCCGGTCGACGAGCGCGACGTCCTCGGCTTCGCCGCGCTCACCGGCGACCACCACCCCCAGCACGTCGACGCCGCCTGGGCGGCCCGCTCGCCGTTCGGCCAGCGCATCGCCCACGGCCTGCTCGTCGTCTCGGTCGCCGCCGGCCTCGTGCCGTTCGACCCGCGCCGCGTCGTCGCGCTGCGCCGGCTGGGCGACGTCGTGTTCAAGCGCCCCGTCGCGCTGGACGAGCACGTCCGCGTCGACGGCGAGGTCGCCGAGGTGCGCGACCTGCCCGGCCCTGCCGGGCTCGTCGCGCTGACCTGGGCGGTGCGCGACCACGACGACCGCCTCTGCTGCCGCGCCCGCGTCGAGGTCCTCTGGGCCCGCGAGGACGCGCAGGCCGATCCCCACGCGCCCGACGCCGACGGCCGCGTCCCGGTCTTCCTCTGA
- a CDS encoding acyl-CoA dehydrogenase family protein: MSATTPAYAELYDVPQEHKDFVALVRQLAQEQIAPRSAEIDATAEYPWDVRKLLAENDVLALPFAEEFGGMGTGTLMLQMAVEEIAKVDASCALILMVQELGSLPIQLFGSQELKERFLPRCATGEWSPAFALSEPEAGSDPASMRTHAELDEATGEWVINGQKNWITNAGIADFYVVFAKTDREANRITAFVVEKDREGFDPGQLEHKLGIKGSPTGQPSFTDVRVPQENVIGEVGRGLGVALGTLEHTRLGAAAQAVGIAQGAIDYALAYAKERIAFGKPIAQLPSIQDKLAVMQTKTAAARELLYKACALADRKDPQAPKYSSMAKLFASDSAMEVTVEAVQVLGGYGYVKEYPVERYMRDAKITQIYEGTNEIQRLVIARQMLR, translated from the coding sequence ATGAGCGCGACGACCCCGGCCTACGCCGAGCTCTACGACGTCCCGCAGGAGCACAAGGACTTCGTCGCCCTGGTCCGCCAGCTCGCCCAGGAGCAGATCGCCCCGCGCTCCGCCGAGATCGACGCGACCGCCGAGTACCCCTGGGACGTCCGCAAGCTGCTGGCCGAGAACGACGTCCTGGCGCTGCCCTTCGCCGAGGAGTTCGGCGGCATGGGCACCGGGACGCTCATGCTGCAGATGGCCGTCGAGGAGATCGCCAAGGTCGACGCCTCCTGCGCGTTGATCCTGATGGTCCAGGAGCTGGGGTCGCTGCCGATCCAGCTCTTCGGCTCCCAGGAGCTCAAGGAGCGCTTCCTGCCCCGGTGCGCGACGGGCGAGTGGTCGCCCGCGTTCGCCCTGAGCGAGCCGGAGGCCGGCAGCGACCCGGCCTCCATGCGCACCCATGCCGAGCTGGACGAGGCCACGGGCGAGTGGGTGATCAACGGCCAGAAGAACTGGATCACCAACGCGGGGATCGCGGACTTCTACGTCGTGTTCGCCAAGACCGACCGCGAGGCCAACCGGATCACCGCGTTCGTGGTCGAGAAGGACCGCGAGGGCTTCGACCCCGGCCAGCTCGAGCACAAGCTGGGCATCAAGGGCTCGCCGACGGGCCAGCCGTCGTTCACCGACGTGCGCGTCCCCCAGGAGAACGTCATCGGCGAGGTCGGCCGCGGCCTGGGCGTCGCGCTGGGGACCCTGGAGCACACCCGTCTGGGTGCCGCCGCGCAGGCGGTCGGCATCGCGCAGGGCGCCATCGACTACGCGCTCGCGTACGCCAAGGAGCGCATCGCCTTCGGCAAGCCGATCGCCCAGCTGCCCTCCATCCAGGACAAGCTCGCGGTCATGCAGACCAAGACCGCCGCCGCGCGCGAGCTGCTCTACAAGGCCTGCGCCCTGGCCGACCGCAAGGACCCCCAGGCACCCAAGTACAGCTCCATGGCCAAGCTCTTCGCCAGCGACAGCGCCATGGAGGTCACGGTCGAGGCGGTCCAGGTCCTCGGCGGCTACGGCTACGTCAAGGAGTACCCCGTCGAGCGCTACATGCGCGACGCCAAGATCACCCAGATCTACGAGGGCACCAACGAGATCCAGCGCCTCGTCATCGCCCGCCAGATGCTCCGCTAG
- a CDS encoding MarR family winged helix-turn-helix transcriptional regulator, with amino-acid sequence MSPPLPFDPIDEAGRQWDTHWGSDATAAMRAVTSIMRAHQILLGRLNDELRPWGLTFPRYEALLLLHYSRNGALPLGKMGTRLQVHRASVTNVVDRLVADGLVERRPHDQDRRTTLAAITEEGRRVAVQSTEALNAAGFGIAPLGDREADEVFRLLRGLRAQAGDFQD; translated from the coding sequence GTGTCGCCGCCCCTCCCGTTCGACCCGATCGACGAGGCCGGCCGCCAGTGGGACACGCACTGGGGCTCCGACGCGACGGCCGCGATGCGCGCGGTCACGTCGATCATGCGCGCCCACCAGATCCTCCTGGGCCGGCTCAACGACGAGCTGCGTCCCTGGGGCCTGACCTTCCCGCGCTACGAGGCGCTCCTGCTCCTGCACTACTCCCGCAACGGCGCCCTGCCGCTGGGCAAGATGGGCACCCGCCTGCAGGTCCACCGCGCGAGCGTCACGAACGTCGTCGACCGGCTGGTGGCCGACGGCCTGGTCGAGCGCCGGCCCCACGACCAGGACCGGCGCACCACCCTGGCGGCAATCACCGAGGAGGGGCGCCGCGTCGCGGTGCAGAGCACCGAGGCGCTGAACGCCGCGGGCTTCGGCATCGCCCCGCTGGGCGACCGCGAGGCCGACGAGGTCTTCCGGCTGCTCAGGGGCCTGCGCGCGCAGGCCGGCGACTTCCAGGACTGA
- the fabI gene encoding enoyl-ACP reductase FabI, protein MLEGRRLLVTGVLTRDSIAWEVANRALADGAEVVLTGFGRGLRLTQRAARQLPAEVDVLELDVNEPEHLRRVADDLAARWGGLDGILHAIAFAPPDALGGQFLETPPESAEVAFRTSAFSFKALTAALLDLLERAEGGASVVGLDFDATVAWPVYDWMGVSKAALEAVSRYLARDLGPRGVRVNLVSAGPLETIAAGGIPGFDGLRDHWQRQAPLGWDTRDTGPVADAVRFLLSPMAAATTGEILHVDGGFHAVGAAA, encoded by the coding sequence ATGCTCGAGGGCCGTCGCCTCCTGGTCACCGGCGTCCTCACGCGCGACTCGATCGCGTGGGAGGTCGCCAACCGCGCGCTGGCCGACGGCGCAGAGGTCGTGCTCACCGGCTTCGGCCGCGGCCTGCGCCTCACCCAGCGCGCCGCCCGCCAGCTCCCCGCGGAGGTGGACGTCCTCGAGCTCGACGTCAACGAGCCCGAGCACCTGCGGCGTGTCGCCGACGACCTCGCCGCACGGTGGGGCGGGCTGGACGGGATCCTCCACGCGATCGCCTTCGCCCCGCCGGACGCGCTGGGCGGCCAGTTCCTCGAGACGCCGCCCGAGAGCGCCGAGGTCGCCTTCCGCACGTCGGCCTTCTCGTTCAAGGCGCTGACCGCGGCGCTGCTGGACCTGCTCGAGCGCGCCGAGGGCGGCGCGTCCGTCGTCGGGCTGGACTTCGACGCGACGGTCGCCTGGCCGGTGTACGACTGGATGGGCGTGAGCAAGGCGGCCCTCGAGGCGGTCTCGCGCTACCTCGCGCGCGACCTCGGACCGCGGGGCGTGCGGGTCAACCTCGTGAGCGCCGGGCCGCTCGAGACCATCGCCGCCGGCGGCATCCCGGGCTTCGACGGGCTGCGCGACCACTGGCAGCGCCAGGCGCCGCTGGGGTGGGACACGCGCGACACCGGCCCCGTGGCCGACGCCGTGCGGTTCCTGCTCTCGCCGATGGCCGCCGCCACGACCGGCGAGATCCTCCACGTCGACGGCGGCTTCCACGCCGTGGGGGCCGCCGCATGA